One part of the Glycine max cultivar Williams 82 chromosome 14, Glycine_max_v4.0, whole genome shotgun sequence genome encodes these proteins:
- the LOC100499733 gene encoding uncharacterized protein LOC100499733, translated as MMSRAAVLLHAPEEDAAAEECCTSTSSSSIGRNSDVSSERSMEEGENEVESAYHGPLHAMETLEEVLPIRRGISNFYNGKSKSFTTLADAVSSPSVKDIAKPENAYTRRRRNLMALNHIWDKNNRNYPLRSSGGGICKRSISLSRSSLALAVAMNNSDSSSSITSDDSGSSSNSIPPPSPLPPLHPRNRVSSLRNFSPWRSFSLTDLQQHCAIAATIKISSPSIGNETAHPS; from the exons ATGATGTCACGCGCCGCCGTGCTATTACACGCGCCGGAGGAAGATGCGGCGGCGGAGGAGTGCTGTACCTCGACTTCGTCGTCGTCGATCGGGAGGAACAGCGACGTGTCGTCGGAGAGATCAATGGAGGAAGGAGAAAACGAGGTGGAAAGTGCTTACCATGGACCTTTGCATGCCATGGAAACTTTGGAAGAGGTTCTTCCCATCAG GAGAGGCATCTCGAACTTTTACAATGGCAAGTCCAAGTCATTCACGACCCTGGCTGATGCAGTGTCTTCCCCATCAGTGAAAGACATAGCAAAGCCAGAGAATGCATACACCAGGAGGCGTAGGAATTTGATGGCATTGAACCATATTTGGGACAAGAATAATAGAAACTACCCTCTAAGAAGCAGTGGTGGTGGCATTTGCAAGAGATCAATCAGCTTGAGTAGAAGTTCTCTGGCTCTTGCAGTTGCCATGAACAACTCCGACAGCAGTAGTAGTATCACAAGCGACGATTCCGGTTCCAGCTCGAATTCGATACCTCCTCCCTCTCCACTACCGCCACTCCATCCACGAAACAGAGTGTCTTCCTTGCGGAATTTCTCTCCCTGGAGATCATTTTCCTTGACTGATCTCCAGCAGCATTGTGCCATTGCTGCAACAATAAAGATTTCAAGTCCCTCCATTGGAAATGAAACTGCTCATCCATCATAG
- the LOC100790815 gene encoding myosin-15 isoform X1, giving the protein MSLRHGSKVWLEDRDSAWLAAEVLDSDGNRLLLVTDSGKKVYASPEKLLPRDADEEEHGGFEDMTRLAYLNEPGVLFNLRRRYALNDIYTYTGSILIAVNPFTKLPHLYDSHMMEQYKGAPLGELSPHVFAVADASYRAMMNEGKSQSILVSGESGAGKTETTKLIMQYLTFVGGRAAGDERTVEQQVLESNPLLEAFGNARTVRNDNSSRFGKFVEIQFDSNGSISGAAIRTYLLERSRVVQLTDPERNYHCFYQLCACERDAEKYKLGHPSHFHYLNQSKVYELDGVSNAEEYLKTRRAMDIVGISYEDQEAIFRVLAAILHLGNIEFSPGKEHDSSVIKDEKSRFHMQMAADLFICDVDLLLATLCTRSIQTREGSIVKALDCNAAIAGRDALAKTVYARLFDWLVAKINRSVGQDINSKIQIGVLDIYGFECFKDNSFEQFCINFANEKLQQHFNEHVFKMEQEEYGKEEINWSYIEFVDNQDVLDLIEKKPIGIIALLDEACMFPKSTHETFSTKLFQHFRSHPRLGKEKFSQTDFTISHYAGKVTYHTDTFLDKNRDYVVVEHCNLLSSSKCPFVSGLFPLLPEESSRSSYKFSSVAARFKQQLQALMETLNSTEPHYIRCVKPNSLNRPQIFENASVIHQLRCGGVLEAVRISLAGYPTRRTYSEFVDRFGLIAPEFMDGSYDDKAATEKILQKLKLENFQLGRTKVFLRAGQIGILDSRRAEVLDNAAKYIQRRLRTFIAHRDFILARAAAFSLQACCRGYIARKIYAAKRETAAAISIQKYIRMWLVRHAYFKLYFSAIIIQSHVRGFVTRQRLLHGKEHRAATFIQAYWRMSKVRSSFRRHQASIVAIQCLWRCRQAKRELRRLKQEANEAGALRLAKNKLEKQLEELTWRLHLEKKMRVSNEEAKKIEIFKLQKMLEALNLELDAAKLAKINECNKNAVLQNQFELSVKEKSALKRELVAVDELRKENALLKVSLGAFEKKCTTLELELMNAQKGRDETMEKLRESEQKCSQLEQNVKRLEEKLLSLEDENHVLRQKALSTPLLKSNRPSFAKSISEKYSSAIASRTERKTIFESPTPTKLIAPFTLGLSDSRRSKLTAERQQDNYEFLSKCIKENLGFKNGKPIAARIIYKCLLHWHSFESERTTIFDSIIEGINEVLKVREDDIILPYWLSNTSALLCLLQRNLRSNGFLTTTAQRYPGSSGLTSRAGHGPKSPLKFIGYDDGVLHVEARYPAILFKQQLTACVEKIFGLLRDNLKKELSPLLGSCIQAPKTGRGLHGGKSSRSPGGIPQQSSSGQWSNIVKFLDSLMGKLRQNHVPSFFIRKLVTQVFSFINITLFNSLLLRRECCTFSNGEYVKSGVAELEKWIVNATEEYAGTSWHELNYIRQAIGFLVIHQKRKKSLEEIRQDLCPVLTVRQIYRISTMYWDDKYGTQSVSNEVVSEMREIVSKDNQNLTSNSFLLDDDLSIPFSAEDIDMAIPAIDVDEIDLPEFMSEYSCAQFLSSHQKSTIS; this is encoded by the exons ACATATACAGGGAGCATTTTAATAGCTGTTAATCCCTTCACAAAGCTTCCTCATTTATATGATTCCCATATGATGGAGCAATATAAGGGGGCTCCATTGGGTGAGCTTAGCCCACATGTTTTTGCCGTTGCTGATGCATCTTATAG AGCAATGATGAATGAAGGTAAAAGTCAATCTATCTTGGTCAGCGGTGAAAGTGGTGCTGGAAAAACTGAAACAACAAAATTGATTATGCAGTATCTTACCTTTGTTGGTGGACGTGCCGCTGGTGATGAAAGAACAGTGGAACAGCAAGTTCTTGAA TCCAATCCACTCTTAGAGGCCTTTGGTAATGCAAGAACTGTTAGGAATGACAATTCAAG TCGTTTTGGGAAGTTTGTTGAAATTCAGTTTGATTCAAATGGTAGTATATCTGGTGCTGCAATTAGAACTTACTTACTGGAAAGATCACGCGTAGTGCAGCTAACAGATCCAGAGAGAAATTATCACTGCTTTTATCAGTTGTGTGCATGTGAAAgg GATGCAGAGAAGTATAAGTTAGGACATCCAAGTCACTTCCACTATCTAAATCAAAGTAAAGTCTATGAATTAGATGGTGTAAGCAATGCCGAAGAATACCTGAAGACGAGGAGGGCAATGGATATTGTTGGCATCAGTTACGAGGATCAG GAAGCCATATTTCGTGTCTTAGCGGCAATTTTACATTTGGGAAACATTGAATTTTCTCCTGGAAAAGAGCATGACTCGTCGGTAATAAAGGATGAAAAATCAAGATTTCATATGCAGATGGCTGCTGATCTTTTCAT TTGTGATGTAGACCTACTGCTGGCAACATTGTGTACTCGTTCAATACAAACTCGTGAAGGAAGTATTGTCAAGGCCCTTGATTGCAATGCTGCTATTGCTGGCCGTGATGCTTTGGCAAAAACTGTATATGCCCGTTTATTTGATTG GCTTGTTGCTAAGATCAATAGGTCTGTTGGGCAAGATATCAATTCCAAGATACAGATTGGAGTTTTGGATATTTATGGTTTTGAATGCTTTAAGGATAATAG TTTTGAGCAATTCTGCATCAATTTTGCAAACGAAAAGCTTCAGCAACATTTTAACGAG CATGTATTCAAGATGGAGCAGGAAGAGTATGGCAAAGAAGAGATTAACTGGAGTTACATTGAATTTGTAGATAACCAAGATGTTTTGGATTTAATTGAAAag AAACCCATTGGCATCATTGCTCTGTTGGATGAAGCTTG TATGTTTCCAAAATCGACGCATGAAACATTCTCAACCAAGTTGTTTCAGCATTTCCGCTCTCACCCTAGGTTGGGAAAGGAAAAATTTTCACAAACTGATTTTACCATTTCTCATTATGCTGGAAAG GTCACTTATCATACAGATACCTTTTTAGACAAAAATCGTGATTATGTTGTAGTAGAACATTGCAACCTATTATCTTCTTCAAAATGCCCTTTCGTTTCTGGTCTTTTTCCCTTGCTACCAGAAGAATCTTCAAGATCATCATACAAGTTTTCCTCAGTAGCTGCCAGATTTAAG CAACAACTTCAAGCACTAATGGAGACCCTAAACTCGACAGAGCCTCATTACATACGATGTGTGAAACCAAATTCTTTGAATCGACCACAGATATTTGAAAATGCAAGCGTCATACACCAGTTACGCTGTGGG GGTGTCCTTGAAGCTGTTCGGATAAGTCTGGCAGGTTATCCCACTCGAAGAACTTACTCTGAGTTTGTAGATCGCTTTGGGTTAATAGCCCCTGAATTTATGGATGGAAG TTATGATGATAAAGCGGCAACTGAGAAAATTTTGCAAAAGCTCAAGCTTGAGAATTTTCAG TTGGGTAGGACCAAAGTATTTCTCAGGGCTGGCCAAATTGGCATTTTGGACTCAAGACGTGCTGAAGTTTTAGACAATGCTGCAAAGTACATTCAGCGCCGACTGAGGACATTTATTGCTCACAGGGATTTCATCTTAGCCAGAGCTGCTGCATTTTCTCTTCAGGCATGCTGCAGgg GATACATTGCTCGAAAGATATATGCTGCTAAAAGGGAGACAGCAGCGGCTATCTCTATTCAGAAATATATTCGCATGTGGCTTGTGAGGCATGCTTACTTCAAGCTCTATTTTTCTGCTATTATCATACAATCCCATGTTCGAGGTTTTGTGACTCGCCAAAGATTATTACATGGAAAGGAACATAGAGCTGCTACTTTTATTCAG GCCTATTGGAGGATGTCCAAGGTTAGGTCATCTTTCCGACGACATCAAGCTTCAATTGTGGCAATACAATGCCTTTGGCGGTGTAGACAAGCAAAAAGAGAGCTACGTAGACTTAAAcaa GAGGCAAATGAAGCTGGTGCCCTCCGTTTAGCCAAGAATAAATTGGAGAAGCAATTGGAAGAGCTCACATGGCGTTTGCatcttgaaaagaaaatgagg GTTTCTAATGAAGAGGCTAAGAAAATAGAGATTTTCAAACTTCAAAAGATGTTAGAAGCTCTGAATCTTGAATTGGATGCAGCTAAGTTGGCAAAAATTAATGAGTGCAACAAGAATGCTGTTctacaaaatcaatttgaattgTCAGTAAAGGAAAAGTCCGCTTTAAAAAGAGAGCTAGTTGCAGTGGATGAATTACGAAAGGAAAATGCTCTATTAAAG GTTTCATTGGGTGCATTTGAAAAGAAGTGCACAACCTTAGAGCTTGAGCTTATGAATGCTCAAAAAGGCCGGGATGAAACCATGGAGAAACTGAGAGAGTCTGAACAGAAGTGCTCTCAACTTGAGCAAAATGTGAAACG GCTTGAGGAAAAGCTATTGAGTTTAGAGGATGAAAATCATGTTCTTCGTCAGAAAGCCTTAAGTACCCCTCTTCTTAAGAGTAACCGTCCAAGTTTTGCCAAGTCAATATCAGAA AAATACTCAAGTGCAATCGCCTCCCGTACTGAACGAAAGACCATATTT GAGTCACCCACACCCACAAAACTTATTGCCCCTTTTACACTAGGCTTGTCAGACTCTCGGCGATCTAAGTTAACAGCAGAGAGGCAGCAG GATAACTATGAATTTCTCTCTAAAtgcataaaagaaaatttgggaTTCAAAAATGGTAAACCTATTGCAGCTCGTATTATATACAAATGTCTACTTCATTGGCATTCATTTGAATCTGAGCGCACAACCATTTTTGATTCCATAATCGAAGGCATAAATGAGGTTCTAAAG GTTAGGGAGGATGACATCATCCTACCATATTGGCTGTCCAATACCTCCGCGCTTCTATGCCTTTTACAGAGGAACTTACGTTCAAATGGCTTTTTAACTACCACTGCTCAACGTTATCCTGGATCATCTGGTTTGACCAGCCGGGCTGGGCAT GGACCAAAATCTCCATTAAAGTTTATTGGATATGATGATGGTGTATTGCATGTGGAGGCAAGATATCCTGCTATACTTTTTAAGCAACAACTAACTGCTTGTGTAGAGAAGATTTTTGGTCTTTTACGTGACAATTTGAAAAAGGAGCTTTCTCCACTTCTGGGATCATGTATTCAG GCTCCCAAAACAGGACGAGGACTACATGGGGGGAAATCATCTAGATCTCCTGGTGGGATTCCCCAACAATCATCAAGTGGTCAGTGGAGTAACATTGTCAAATTTTTGGATTCACTCATGGGAAAACTTCGGCAAAATCAT GTGCCATCCTTTTTCATCCGCAAGTTAGTTACCCAGGTGTTTTCATTCATCAATATTACACTCTTCAACAG TCTTCTTTTGCGTCGGGAATGTTGCACTTTCTCAAATGGTGAATATGTGAAGTCTGGTGTAGCGGAACTGGAGAAATGGATAGTCAATGCAACAGAGGAG TATGCAGGGACATCCTGGCATGAGCTGAATTATATACGACAAGCCATCGGGTTCTTG GTAATACATCAAAAGAGGAAGAAATCTTTGGAAGAGATTCGGCAAGATCTTTGTCCG GTATTGACTGTGAGGCAAATCTATCGAATCAGCACAATGTACTGGGATGACAAGTATGGAACCCAGAGTGTGTCCAATGAG GTAGTTAGTGAAATGAGAGAAATTGTCAGCAAGGACAATCAGAATTTGACCTCAAATTCTTTCTTATTAGATGATGATCTGAG CATTCCTTTCTCTGCCGAAGACATAGATATGGCAATTCCTGCCATAGACGTTGATGAAATTGATCTTCCAGAATTCATGTCCGAATATTCTTGCGCTCAGTTTCTTAGTTCACATCAGAAGTCCACAATTTCATGA
- the LOC100790815 gene encoding myosin-15 isoform X2, whose protein sequence is MFLPLLMHLIGKSQSILVSGESGAGKTETTKLIMQYLTFVGGRAAGDERTVEQQVLESNPLLEAFGNARTVRNDNSSRFGKFVEIQFDSNGSISGAAIRTYLLERSRVVQLTDPERNYHCFYQLCACERDAEKYKLGHPSHFHYLNQSKVYELDGVSNAEEYLKTRRAMDIVGISYEDQEAIFRVLAAILHLGNIEFSPGKEHDSSVIKDEKSRFHMQMAADLFICDVDLLLATLCTRSIQTREGSIVKALDCNAAIAGRDALAKTVYARLFDWLVAKINRSVGQDINSKIQIGVLDIYGFECFKDNSFEQFCINFANEKLQQHFNEHVFKMEQEEYGKEEINWSYIEFVDNQDVLDLIEKKPIGIIALLDEACMFPKSTHETFSTKLFQHFRSHPRLGKEKFSQTDFTISHYAGKVTYHTDTFLDKNRDYVVVEHCNLLSSSKCPFVSGLFPLLPEESSRSSYKFSSVAARFKQQLQALMETLNSTEPHYIRCVKPNSLNRPQIFENASVIHQLRCGGVLEAVRISLAGYPTRRTYSEFVDRFGLIAPEFMDGSYDDKAATEKILQKLKLENFQLGRTKVFLRAGQIGILDSRRAEVLDNAAKYIQRRLRTFIAHRDFILARAAAFSLQACCRGYIARKIYAAKRETAAAISIQKYIRMWLVRHAYFKLYFSAIIIQSHVRGFVTRQRLLHGKEHRAATFIQAYWRMSKVRSSFRRHQASIVAIQCLWRCRQAKRELRRLKQEANEAGALRLAKNKLEKQLEELTWRLHLEKKMRVSNEEAKKIEIFKLQKMLEALNLELDAAKLAKINECNKNAVLQNQFELSVKEKSALKRELVAVDELRKENALLKVSLGAFEKKCTTLELELMNAQKGRDETMEKLRESEQKCSQLEQNVKRLEEKLLSLEDENHVLRQKALSTPLLKSNRPSFAKSISEKYSSAIASRTERKTIFESPTPTKLIAPFTLGLSDSRRSKLTAERQQDNYEFLSKCIKENLGFKNGKPIAARIIYKCLLHWHSFESERTTIFDSIIEGINEVLKVREDDIILPYWLSNTSALLCLLQRNLRSNGFLTTTAQRYPGSSGLTSRAGHGPKSPLKFIGYDDGVLHVEARYPAILFKQQLTACVEKIFGLLRDNLKKELSPLLGSCIQAPKTGRGLHGGKSSRSPGGIPQQSSSGQWSNIVKFLDSLMGKLRQNHVPSFFIRKLVTQVFSFINITLFNSLLLRRECCTFSNGEYVKSGVAELEKWIVNATEEYAGTSWHELNYIRQAIGFLVIHQKRKKSLEEIRQDLCPVLTVRQIYRISTMYWDDKYGTQSVSNEVVSEMREIVSKDNQNLTSNSFLLDDDLSIPFSAEDIDMAIPAIDVDEIDLPEFMSEYSCAQFLSSHQKSTIS, encoded by the exons ATGTTTTTGCCGTTGCTGATGCATCTTATAG GTAAAAGTCAATCTATCTTGGTCAGCGGTGAAAGTGGTGCTGGAAAAACTGAAACAACAAAATTGATTATGCAGTATCTTACCTTTGTTGGTGGACGTGCCGCTGGTGATGAAAGAACAGTGGAACAGCAAGTTCTTGAA TCCAATCCACTCTTAGAGGCCTTTGGTAATGCAAGAACTGTTAGGAATGACAATTCAAG TCGTTTTGGGAAGTTTGTTGAAATTCAGTTTGATTCAAATGGTAGTATATCTGGTGCTGCAATTAGAACTTACTTACTGGAAAGATCACGCGTAGTGCAGCTAACAGATCCAGAGAGAAATTATCACTGCTTTTATCAGTTGTGTGCATGTGAAAgg GATGCAGAGAAGTATAAGTTAGGACATCCAAGTCACTTCCACTATCTAAATCAAAGTAAAGTCTATGAATTAGATGGTGTAAGCAATGCCGAAGAATACCTGAAGACGAGGAGGGCAATGGATATTGTTGGCATCAGTTACGAGGATCAG GAAGCCATATTTCGTGTCTTAGCGGCAATTTTACATTTGGGAAACATTGAATTTTCTCCTGGAAAAGAGCATGACTCGTCGGTAATAAAGGATGAAAAATCAAGATTTCATATGCAGATGGCTGCTGATCTTTTCAT TTGTGATGTAGACCTACTGCTGGCAACATTGTGTACTCGTTCAATACAAACTCGTGAAGGAAGTATTGTCAAGGCCCTTGATTGCAATGCTGCTATTGCTGGCCGTGATGCTTTGGCAAAAACTGTATATGCCCGTTTATTTGATTG GCTTGTTGCTAAGATCAATAGGTCTGTTGGGCAAGATATCAATTCCAAGATACAGATTGGAGTTTTGGATATTTATGGTTTTGAATGCTTTAAGGATAATAG TTTTGAGCAATTCTGCATCAATTTTGCAAACGAAAAGCTTCAGCAACATTTTAACGAG CATGTATTCAAGATGGAGCAGGAAGAGTATGGCAAAGAAGAGATTAACTGGAGTTACATTGAATTTGTAGATAACCAAGATGTTTTGGATTTAATTGAAAag AAACCCATTGGCATCATTGCTCTGTTGGATGAAGCTTG TATGTTTCCAAAATCGACGCATGAAACATTCTCAACCAAGTTGTTTCAGCATTTCCGCTCTCACCCTAGGTTGGGAAAGGAAAAATTTTCACAAACTGATTTTACCATTTCTCATTATGCTGGAAAG GTCACTTATCATACAGATACCTTTTTAGACAAAAATCGTGATTATGTTGTAGTAGAACATTGCAACCTATTATCTTCTTCAAAATGCCCTTTCGTTTCTGGTCTTTTTCCCTTGCTACCAGAAGAATCTTCAAGATCATCATACAAGTTTTCCTCAGTAGCTGCCAGATTTAAG CAACAACTTCAAGCACTAATGGAGACCCTAAACTCGACAGAGCCTCATTACATACGATGTGTGAAACCAAATTCTTTGAATCGACCACAGATATTTGAAAATGCAAGCGTCATACACCAGTTACGCTGTGGG GGTGTCCTTGAAGCTGTTCGGATAAGTCTGGCAGGTTATCCCACTCGAAGAACTTACTCTGAGTTTGTAGATCGCTTTGGGTTAATAGCCCCTGAATTTATGGATGGAAG TTATGATGATAAAGCGGCAACTGAGAAAATTTTGCAAAAGCTCAAGCTTGAGAATTTTCAG TTGGGTAGGACCAAAGTATTTCTCAGGGCTGGCCAAATTGGCATTTTGGACTCAAGACGTGCTGAAGTTTTAGACAATGCTGCAAAGTACATTCAGCGCCGACTGAGGACATTTATTGCTCACAGGGATTTCATCTTAGCCAGAGCTGCTGCATTTTCTCTTCAGGCATGCTGCAGgg GATACATTGCTCGAAAGATATATGCTGCTAAAAGGGAGACAGCAGCGGCTATCTCTATTCAGAAATATATTCGCATGTGGCTTGTGAGGCATGCTTACTTCAAGCTCTATTTTTCTGCTATTATCATACAATCCCATGTTCGAGGTTTTGTGACTCGCCAAAGATTATTACATGGAAAGGAACATAGAGCTGCTACTTTTATTCAG GCCTATTGGAGGATGTCCAAGGTTAGGTCATCTTTCCGACGACATCAAGCTTCAATTGTGGCAATACAATGCCTTTGGCGGTGTAGACAAGCAAAAAGAGAGCTACGTAGACTTAAAcaa GAGGCAAATGAAGCTGGTGCCCTCCGTTTAGCCAAGAATAAATTGGAGAAGCAATTGGAAGAGCTCACATGGCGTTTGCatcttgaaaagaaaatgagg GTTTCTAATGAAGAGGCTAAGAAAATAGAGATTTTCAAACTTCAAAAGATGTTAGAAGCTCTGAATCTTGAATTGGATGCAGCTAAGTTGGCAAAAATTAATGAGTGCAACAAGAATGCTGTTctacaaaatcaatttgaattgTCAGTAAAGGAAAAGTCCGCTTTAAAAAGAGAGCTAGTTGCAGTGGATGAATTACGAAAGGAAAATGCTCTATTAAAG GTTTCATTGGGTGCATTTGAAAAGAAGTGCACAACCTTAGAGCTTGAGCTTATGAATGCTCAAAAAGGCCGGGATGAAACCATGGAGAAACTGAGAGAGTCTGAACAGAAGTGCTCTCAACTTGAGCAAAATGTGAAACG GCTTGAGGAAAAGCTATTGAGTTTAGAGGATGAAAATCATGTTCTTCGTCAGAAAGCCTTAAGTACCCCTCTTCTTAAGAGTAACCGTCCAAGTTTTGCCAAGTCAATATCAGAA AAATACTCAAGTGCAATCGCCTCCCGTACTGAACGAAAGACCATATTT GAGTCACCCACACCCACAAAACTTATTGCCCCTTTTACACTAGGCTTGTCAGACTCTCGGCGATCTAAGTTAACAGCAGAGAGGCAGCAG GATAACTATGAATTTCTCTCTAAAtgcataaaagaaaatttgggaTTCAAAAATGGTAAACCTATTGCAGCTCGTATTATATACAAATGTCTACTTCATTGGCATTCATTTGAATCTGAGCGCACAACCATTTTTGATTCCATAATCGAAGGCATAAATGAGGTTCTAAAG GTTAGGGAGGATGACATCATCCTACCATATTGGCTGTCCAATACCTCCGCGCTTCTATGCCTTTTACAGAGGAACTTACGTTCAAATGGCTTTTTAACTACCACTGCTCAACGTTATCCTGGATCATCTGGTTTGACCAGCCGGGCTGGGCAT GGACCAAAATCTCCATTAAAGTTTATTGGATATGATGATGGTGTATTGCATGTGGAGGCAAGATATCCTGCTATACTTTTTAAGCAACAACTAACTGCTTGTGTAGAGAAGATTTTTGGTCTTTTACGTGACAATTTGAAAAAGGAGCTTTCTCCACTTCTGGGATCATGTATTCAG GCTCCCAAAACAGGACGAGGACTACATGGGGGGAAATCATCTAGATCTCCTGGTGGGATTCCCCAACAATCATCAAGTGGTCAGTGGAGTAACATTGTCAAATTTTTGGATTCACTCATGGGAAAACTTCGGCAAAATCAT GTGCCATCCTTTTTCATCCGCAAGTTAGTTACCCAGGTGTTTTCATTCATCAATATTACACTCTTCAACAG TCTTCTTTTGCGTCGGGAATGTTGCACTTTCTCAAATGGTGAATATGTGAAGTCTGGTGTAGCGGAACTGGAGAAATGGATAGTCAATGCAACAGAGGAG TATGCAGGGACATCCTGGCATGAGCTGAATTATATACGACAAGCCATCGGGTTCTTG GTAATACATCAAAAGAGGAAGAAATCTTTGGAAGAGATTCGGCAAGATCTTTGTCCG GTATTGACTGTGAGGCAAATCTATCGAATCAGCACAATGTACTGGGATGACAAGTATGGAACCCAGAGTGTGTCCAATGAG GTAGTTAGTGAAATGAGAGAAATTGTCAGCAAGGACAATCAGAATTTGACCTCAAATTCTTTCTTATTAGATGATGATCTGAG CATTCCTTTCTCTGCCGAAGACATAGATATGGCAATTCCTGCCATAGACGTTGATGAAATTGATCTTCCAGAATTCATGTCCGAATATTCTTGCGCTCAGTTTCTTAGTTCACATCAGAAGTCCACAATTTCATGA